The genomic window GCGATGTCGAGATGCTGCACGCGCGTGGCGATGTCGTTCACGACCTTCGCAAGCTGCGTCTTGCGATCGGCGCGGTCGCTCTCGGCGTAGACGCGCACCGGCCCATCGAACTTGCGGATGCGGTCGACGCGGCCGGCGAGGTGGTACTCGGCGCCGAACGCCGTCTTGAGAAAGCCCTCGACGATCTCGCCGTCGGTGAAGCTCTTCTTCTCGGAGCGCTGGCGCGAGACGATGGCAGGCAGTTCACCCGCTCGGGCCGTGGTAGCGGTGTCAGGCACCAATGTGAGCGTGGCGAGCGCCAAGAGGGCGATGCGGAAGGCGGGCGCGGTCAGGTTCAATGCGCTCATTGTCGTGCGACGCTGCCGCATTCGCGTCGCGCGCACAAGCCCGCAAATTCACGCGCGTCGCGGGTTCCCGCCGCTCGTCTGCAGCCAAAGAGTACGAACTTCGCAATGCCGAGCTCGGGCCGCGGGCTCGACCTCTCCCGCTTGCGGGAGAGGTCGGCGCGCCCGGGCGATGCGAAGCATCGTCCCGCGCGCCGGGTGAGGGCTCTCTCTCCTCATTGGGTGTCTCACTGCGGAGACACCCTCTCCCCAACCCTCTCCCGCGGGCGGGAGAGGGAGCGCAGCACCGGTCTGGCTCTAATTGTTCAGCACCACTACGGTGGTGCCGACCGCGACGCGGCTGTAGAGGTCGGTGACGTCCTCATTGGTCATGCGGAAGCAGCCCGAGGACACCGCCTGGCCGATCGTCTCCGGCTCGTTGGAGCCGTGGATGCGATAGAGGGTCGAGCCCAGATACATCGCGCGGGCGCCGAGCGGATTGTCGAGGCCGCCCTTCATGTGACGCGGCAGGTCGGGCCGGCGGGCCAGCATCTGCGACGGCGGCGTCCAGGCCGGCCATTCCTTCTTGGCGGTGATCTTGTGCACCCCGCCCCAGCGGAAGCCATCGCGGCCGACGCCGATTCCGTAGCGCAGCGCCTGGCCGTTCTGGAGCACCAGGTACAGCCGCCGCTCGCCGGTGTTCACCACGATCGTGCCGGGCGCGTAATTGCCGTTATAGATGACGGTGGTGCGGGGGACGGGATTTGCGCCGGAACGGAAGAAGTTCGGGCCGCCACCCATGATGTCGCGCGTGTCGAACTCTTCGGCGAGCACGCCGCCCGCCATGGCCGACAGCAGTGCGATGGCGGCGATCGGCGCGGCAAAAAACCGGATCATTGTCTCCCCCAGCAAAAAAATCGATTCAATGACAGCCACAGGCCATATTTGCGGGCTTTCCGCAAGCCACGGCCCCGTGAGGAACACCATGCTTAACGATTGGCGTTACCAAATCGGCAACCACGCCAATTTGCCGAAAAGAATTAGCCAAGCCGGCGCATCGTCACGCGGGGCAGGGCAGCGATGGCGGCTATTGCTTTGACGGAACGCGCGAACAATGATTGATCGAACCGATATCTGGACAATGCCGGTCGTGGGAGCCTTGGAATGAACGGTGCGGAAAGCCTGGTGCGGACAATGGTCAAGGGCGGGGTGGACGTCTGCTTCACCAACCCCGGCACCTCCGAGATGCATTTTGTCGCAGCGCTCGACCGCGTGCCGGGCATGCGTTGCGTGCTCGGCCTGTTCGAAGGCGTGGTGACGGGCGCCGCCGACGGCTATTTCCGCATGAAGGGCACGCCGGCCTCGACGCTGCTGCATCTCGGCCCCGGTCTCGCCAACGGCCTCGCCAATCTGCACAACGCCAAGAAGGCGAATTCCGGCATCGTCAACATCGTCGGCCAGCACGCGGTCTACCACATCGGCTACAACGCGCCGCTGACCTCCGACATCGAGGGCCTGGCCCGGCCGATGTCGTCCTGGGTCCGCACCTCGCCGGATTCCAAATCGGTCGCTGCCGACGGCGCCGCGGCGATTGCCGCCGCCAAA from Bradyrhizobium zhanjiangense includes these protein-coding regions:
- a CDS encoding L,D-transpeptidase, giving the protein MIRFFAAPIAAIALLSAMAGGVLAEEFDTRDIMGGGPNFFRSGANPVPRTTVIYNGNYAPGTIVVNTGERRLYLVLQNGQALRYGIGVGRDGFRWGGVHKITAKKEWPAWTPPSQMLARRPDLPRHMKGGLDNPLGARAMYLGSTLYRIHGSNEPETIGQAVSSGCFRMTNEDVTDLYSRVAVGTTVVVLNN